In one Choloepus didactylus isolate mChoDid1 chromosome 1, mChoDid1.pri, whole genome shotgun sequence genomic region, the following are encoded:
- the GP5 gene encoding platelet glycoprotein V, translating to MLRRTLLCMVLGLLRAQLFPCPQGCRCVFRDAAQCFGRNVDSIPALGLPTNLTHILLFRMGRGALQNHSFSGMTVLQRLMLSDSHISDIAPGTFDDLIKLKTLRLSGNKITHLPGALLDKMVLLEQLFLDHNLLRGIAQNMFEKLVNLQELCLNQNRLAFLPASLFTHLRNLKLLDLSGNNLTHLPQGLFGAQAKLEKLRLRSNQLISLDSGLWDSLGALNELQLDRNHIRFIAPGAFDHLRNLSYLTLSRNHLEFLPSALFLHLHNLTLLTLFENPLEELPEVLFGELAGLQEMWLNRTRLRTLHDAAFRNLSRLQVLGVTLSPRLSELPEGAFRGLGELRVLALHSNNLASLPEGLLRGLRRLREVSLGNNKLQALPRALFYNLSSLEKVQLDHNQLQTLPGDVFEALPRLTEVLLGHNPWRCDCDLWPFLGWLRQRPGRVGRAEPPRCRGPGQRAGLPLWALPERDAECPGTRRPPPHPPAGGSSEAPTHPAPPGSPLPAALALTASEPNSSEFWAWTQLVAKSKRQDHSLFWGLYFLLLAVQAVITGIIVFAMIKIGRLFRKLIRESALF from the coding sequence ATGCTGAGGAGGACTCTGCTGTGTATGGTGCTGGGGCTCCTGCGGGCCCAGCTCTTCCCCTGCCCGCAAGGCTGCAGGTGCGTCTTCCGGGACGCCGCGCAGTGCTTTGGAAGAAATGTGGACAGCATCCCTGCGCTGGGCTTGCCCACCAACCTCACGCACATCCTGCTCTTCCGAATGGGCCGCGGCGCCTTGCAAAATCACAGTTTCAGTGGCATGACGGTCCTGCAGCGCCTGATGCTCTCAGACAGCCACATTTCTGACATCGCTCCTGGTACCTTCGATGACCTGATAAAACTAAAAACCTTGAGGTTGTCGGGCAACAAAATCACTCATCTCCCTGGTGCGCTACTGGATAAGATGGTGCTCCTGGAACAGTTGTTTTTGGACCATAATTTACTAAGAGGTATTGCTCAGAACATGTTTGAGAAATTGGTTAACCTGCAGGAGCTCTGTTTGAACCAGAATCGACTAGCTTTCCTTCCTGCTAGCCTCTTCACACATCTGAGGAACCTGAAATTGTTGGATTTGTCGGGAAACAATTTGACTCATCTGCCCCAAGGATTGTTTGGGGCACAGGCTAAGCTTGAGAAACTTCGGCTCCGCTCGAACCAGCTCATCTCTCTGGATTCCGGGCTGTGGGATAGCCTGGGCGCCCTGAATGAACTGCAGCTCGATAGAAATCACATCCGTTTCATCGCACCTGGTGCTTTCGACCATCTCCGAAACCTGAGCTATTTAACTCTTTCCAGAAACCACCTCGAGTTTCTGCCTTCCGCACTCTTTCTTCATTTGCACAATTTGACTCTTTTGACTCTTTTCGAGAACCCGCTGGAAGAGCTGCCGGAGGTGCTCTTCGGGGAGCTGGCCGGCCTGCAGGAGATGTGGCTGAACCGAACCCGGCTCCGCACTCTTCACGATGCCGCCTTCCGCAACCTGAGCCGCCTGCAAGTCTTGGGGGTGACCCTGAGCCCCCGTCTGAGCGAGCTCCCAGAGGGCGCCTTCAGGGGCCTCGGCGAGCTCCGGGTGCTCGCCCTGCACTCCAACAATCTGGCCTCTCTCCCCGAGGGCTTGCTGCGCGGCCTCCGCCGGCTGCGGGAAGTCTCGCTGGGCAACAACAAGCTGCAGGCTCTGCCCCGCGCGCTCTTCTACAACCTCAGCAGTCTAGAGAAGGTCCAGCTCGACCACAACCAGCTGCAGACCCTGCCTGGCGACGTGTTTGAGGCTCTGCCTCGGCTGACGGAGGTCCTGCTGGGGCACAACCCCTGGCGCTGCGACTGTGACCTGTGGCCCTTCCTGGGGTGGCTGCGGCAGCGGCCAGGCCGCGTGGGCCGAGCCGAACCCCCGCGGTGCCGCGGCCCGGGGCAGCGCGCCGGCCTGCCGCTCTGGGCCCTGCCGGAGAGAGACGCGGAGTGCCCGGGCACCCGGCGGCCGCCTCCCCACCCTCCCGCAGGCGGCTCCTCAGAAGCCCCCACCCACCCGGCCCCCCCCGGCAGCCCCCTGCCCGCGGCCCTCGCCCTCACTGCCTCGGAGCCCAACAGCTCAGAATTCTGGGCGTGGACCCAGCTGGTGGCCAAAAGCAAGCGTCAAGACCACAGCCTGTTCTGGGgtctttattttctgcttttggcCGTACAAGCCGTAATAACCGGGATCATTGTGTTTGCTATGATTAAAATCGGCCGCCTCTTTCGAAAATTAATCAGAGAGAGCGCTCTTTTCTAA